GAGCAAGACAGCCGTGGCATTTTAATCACCACCATCTTTAAATTTAAAGATATCGAAATTGACGATAGCAACCCCAATGGCCTGAACAACCGTGACAACATCATTGTGTTAGTTGACGAAGCTCACCGTACCCAAGAAGGTGGGTTAGGCGAGAAAATGCGCTGGGCGTTGCCCAATGCCCACTTCTATGGCCTGACGGGTACTCCGATTTCTGGCATTGATCGTAATACATTTAAGTTGTTCGGTGCCGAAGAAGATCCTGGCCGCTATATGAGCCGCTATAGCTATAAGCAGTCGATCCGTGACGGCGCGACTAACCCGGTGAAGTTCGAACCTCGGTTGGCTGAACTCCGAGTGGATCGTGATGCTATCAACGAAGAATTCGAGCAACTGGCTACCGAAAACAACCTGGATGAAGAAGAAAAAGCAGCATTGTCCAGACGCGCCGGCAAGCTGGCCGTCATGCTGAAATCTCCGAGACGCATGGCTGCGGTGAGTAATGACATTGTTGAGCATTTTACCAGCCATGTTATGCCGAAAAAGATGAAAGGCATGGTTGTGGTATACGATCGCGAAGCCTGTGTGCAGATGTATTATTTGCTCGGTGAAAAGCTCGGTTTTGATGCAGTTGAAGTGGTTATGAACGTTGACCAGGCTCCGGTTAAAGCTGAAGAGGGTGGTAAAAAAGATAAGCTCAACAAGGACTGGCTCAAATGGCATGACGAATTGGAGCTACCTGTTAAACAAGCTGATTTCGAACGCTGGCAGCACATTGATGCAGAAGAGCAGGTACAAAAGGATCTGATTGAATGCTTTAAAGATCCTGTGCATCCGTTACAGCTTATCATCGTTACCGCCAAGCTGCTTACGGGCTTTGATGCACCAATTTGCTACTGCATGTACCTCGATAAGCCTCTACGCGATCATACTCTTCTTCAGGCCATGTGCCGAACCAACCGGTTGTATGAAACCGATGATGCACGCAAAGACATGGGGTTAATTATCGACTACCTCGGCGTTTTCGAAAATCTGCGTACCGCTCTGGCCTACAACCCTGAAGAAATTGAAGGGGTTGTAGAGGGAATCGAGGCATTTAAAGAGCTATTGCCGTTACAACTGAATAAATGTCTGGCCTTCTTCCCTGGTGTGGATCGTTCCATAGAAGGTTTTGAAGGTATTATGGCTGCGCAGGAATGCCTGCCGACCAACGAGAAACGCGATGAATTCGCTGCCAGCTTTGGTGTGTTATCCAAGTTATGGTCAGCTATCAATCCAGATCCTTTTTTAACCCCTTATCGTCAGGACTATAAATGGCTGGCGCAAATTTATGAATCGGTGCGTCCGGTGGGGCAGACAGGTGCGCTTGTTTGGGCTGCGCTTGGTCCTGAAACCATCAAAATGATCCATGAGCATACTGATATCAATCGTATTCGCGATGATATTGACGAGTTGATCATGGATGAGCACGCAATTTTTACCCTGACGGCTAAAGAACAGGAACAACGCGCAAAACGCCTGGAGATTGATCTTATGGGGCGTTTACGCGGTAGCCATGATCCTAAATTTGTGGCATTGGGTGAGCGTCTGGAAAAACTGCGTCAGGACTATGAAGCTGGTGTTATCAAGGCCATCGACTGGTTGAAAGGCCTGTTGGATGCTGCGAAAGATACCGTACAAGCCGAGCGCGAAACGGGCGAGCGCCCAGTAACTGAAGCTGATAATAAACAGGCTTTGACCAAGCTTTTCCTCGAAACACGCCCAGAAACTACCCCTAAGTTAATCGGTGATGTTGTAGAGCAAATTGATAAAATCGTGAAAGTTACCCGCTTTGATGGCTGGCAAAATTCCAACAGTGGCCCGCGTGAAATCCAAAAGGCGCTTTTGTTGACTCTGGCTCAGTTTGGATTAGGGAAAGATAAAGAGTTGTTCCGGAAAGCGTATGGGTACATTGAGGGACATTATTGAACTTAATTAATTATCAATTTTAAACCACCTCCTATGGAGGTGGTTTTTTACCAAAATACAGCCAGGCGAGGGTACTGGTCGATGGCCTGCTGAACCACACGTTTTACTTGCTGTATTTCTTTCAGCTCATCGTTTAAATACTCCATAAGATTTCCTGAAATAACATGAGTGTTAAAATGATCTTCATCATATTAAGTAAATGACCCATGCCCCATCAGTTCGCATCTGATTGCTTGTCAGTTTCTTCGATACTGAAGATGCCTGTTCCGCATCAAGTGCAATGCTTTCTCCCACTGTAATGATTTCCGCACCACACGCAATGCCAGAATGTAAGTATCCCTGCTAAACGCACCATTCACTTTTAGAGATCTTCCGGCATACTGATTGTGTCCTTGGAGGAGATCGCCATGCGCAAAGCACGATTCACCGAACACCAGACCATCACCGTTCTGAAGTCCGTCGAAGCCGGACGTACCGTTAAAGATGTCTGCCGCGAAGCCGGGATCTCTGAGGCCTCGTATTACAACTGGAAAGCGAAGTTTGGCGGTATGGAAGCTTCTGATATCAAAAAGATGAAAGACCTCGAGTATGAAAACCGTCGGCTGAAACAGATGTTTGCGGACCTGAGTCTCGAATGCCGCGCCCTGAAAGACGTTATTGAAAAAAAGCTTTAAGACCAGCGATAAAGCGTGAGCTGGTCAGCTATCTGACCGCGTAGTTTGCCATGAGCTTACGTCAGGCATGCAGGACATTGTCGCTGAGCAGGACGGTATTTCGTTATCAGCCAGATACGCGACGTAATGAGCCGGTGATTGTGGTGCTGATCGCGGCGGCTGAACGCTATCCGCGGTACGGATTTAAGAAGCTTTTTCAGGTACTTCGTCGGCAGGGGTATGCATGGAATCACAAACGTGTTCACCGGATTTACTGTCTTCTGAAACTGAATTTTCGCCGCAAGGGAAAACAGCGTCTGCCGGTACGTAACCCGGCTCCACTGGCAACGCCTGAGGCGCTTAATCAGAGCTGGTCCATCGATTTTATGCACGACGCACTGGTCTGCGGGAGGCGCTTTCGGACTTTTAACGTGGTGGATGATTTTAATCGGGAAGCGCTGGCAATAGAAATTGACCTGAATATCCCGGCGCAGCGGGTCGTGAGAGTGCTGGACAGGATCGTGGCAAACCGTGGATATCCGCTGAAGATGCGTATGGATAACGGGCCAGAGCTGGTCTCACTGGTTCTAGCCCAGTGGGCAGAAGAGCAGGGGGTAATGCTGGAATTTATCAGGCCCGGAAAGCCAACGCAGAATGCCTTTATCGAAAGGTTCAACCGGACGTACCGGACAGAAATACTGGATTTTTATCTGTTCAGTACGCTGAACGAAGCAAGGGAAATCACAGAGCGCTGGCTTACCGAATACAACGGCGAATGCCCTCATGAGTCCTTGAACAACCTGACGCCGGACGAGTACCGGCTGATGGCTGAAACCCGAAAATCTCAAAAAGTGGCTGGAACTAAAACAGGTCTACTTATACCTCTACGACTAACCTATAGCCCACCAGTTCTCCGCTGCCCCCCATAGCACTTCATCCAAACTCCCCACCCTGTGACCCCCTTCAAACCTCCCCGCGACCTGATTATTTACAGTCACCCTGACCAATCCCAATCACCCAGAAAGGACTCACACCCAATGAACCTCAAGCAACGAATAGAATCCATCCCCGGCGGCATGATGGTGATCCCCTTAGCCCTCGGCGCACTGCTCAACACTTTCCACCCCCAGGCACTCGAGATCGGCGGTTTCACCACCGTACTCTTCAAAAACGGCGCCGCCCCCCTGATCGCCGCCTTTCTGCTGTGCATGGGTGCAGGCATCACCCTCAGAACCGCCCCCAAAGCCTTGCTGGCAGGCAGCACCATCACCCTGACCAAGCTGCTGGTCGCCGTTGTGCTCGGGCTGGCCGTTGACCGCGCGTTCGGAACAGAAGGGCTGTTTGGCCTGAGCGGGCTGGCGATTATCGCGGCGATGAGCAACTCCAACGGCGGGCTGTATGCCGCGCTGGTCGGCGAGTTCGGCAACCAGCGGGACGTGGGGGCGATTTCGATTCTGTCGCTGAACGACGGGCCGTTTTTTACCATGATCGCGCTGGGCGCGGCCGGGATGGCGAGCATTCCGCTGATGTCGCTGGTGGCGGTGCTGGTGCCGCTGGCGCTGGGGATGCTGCTGGGCAATCTTGACCCGCAGATGCGCGCGTTCCTAACCCGCGGCGGGCCGGTGCTGATACCGCTGTTTGCCTTTGCGCTGGGGGCGGGCATCAATCTGGAGATGCTGCTGCAGGGCGGGCTGGCCGGTATTGTGCTGGGCGTGCTGACCACGCTGGTTGGTGGCCTGTTTAATATGGCAGCCGATCGTCTGGTGGGTGGCTCCGGGGTGGCCGGGGCGGCGGCGTCCAGCACCGCCGGTAATGCGGTTGCCACGCCGCTGGCGATCGCGCAGGCCGACCCGTCGCTGGCGCAGGTGGCAGCCGCCGCCGCACCGCTGATTGCCGCGTCGGTGATAACCACCGCCATTCTGACGCCGCTGCTGACCTCGTGGGTGGCAAGGCGCAACGCACGCAGGCCGTTAAAGGAGGCAGTATGAAGCTGAGGGAAATCACCACTGCGAACCTGATGCCTTTACTAACCTCGTGGAGAGAAACAGGCAGCGCGCACAGCCAATTAAAGGAGGCAATATGGAGCTAAGGGAAATCACCACTGCGAACCTTACGCCGTTACTGGCCCCGTGGAGAGAAACAGGCAGCGCGCGCAATCCGCTGAAGGAGGCCGCATGAAGCTGATTGTGATAGCCGATGATTTTACCGGTGCCTGCGATACCGGCGCGCAGCTGGCAAAAAACGGCGTACGCACCGAGGTGCTGCTCACCCCGCAGCAGAGACCGTCACCGTGCAGCGATGTGCTGGTGGTGAATACCGAAAGTCGTGCCAGCGCGGCGGCGGCGGCGGCACGCACCGTAGCTCAGGTGCTGCATCCGTGGTGCACGCCCGGTCAGGATCCGCCGCTGGTGTTTAAAAAAATTGATTCGACCTTTCGTGGCAACGTCGGGGCCGAGGTGGAAGCTGCGATGCTTGCGGCGGGCAAGCGGCTGGCGGTGATCGCAGCGGCCATCCCCGCCGCCGGGCGCACCACCGAGCAGGGCGAGTGCCGGGTGCATCAGGTGCCGCTGCTGGAGACGGCGTTTGCCCGCGATGCGGTTACGCCGCTGGCCTCTTCCCGCATCCGCACGCTGATCGCCGCGCAGAGCCGTCTGCCGGTGTATGAGATTGGCCTGCATCAGGTCAGGTATCACCAGCTGGGGAGTGCGTTAGCCCGGCTCTGCACGGGTGGCCGCGCGATGGTGGTGGTGGATGCGGTAACGGACGACGATCTGCAGCAGATTGCCCGCGCGGCGCTGGCGATGCCGCAGGTGCCGCTGCTGGTCGGGGCGGCCGGGCTGGCGCACGCGCTGCCGGTGGCGGCCTATCGTCATCACGCCCTGCCGGTGCTGGTGGTGGCCGGATCGATGAATGAGGTCACCCGCCGTCAGGTGGAGGCGGCCAGGCAGCGCGGTCACGCTGAGGTGGTTGAAGTGGCGATGGCCGTGCTGCTTGGCAGCGCCTCCGGTAGCGAACTGCAACAGCTGGCGGAGCAGGTGGCGCGTCACCTGGCCCACGGGCGGCACTGCATTCTCTGCACCCGCCAGCAGGCGCGGGAGCGCACGACGGTCAGCCGCTACTGCCAGCAGCATCTGCTCACCCGTCGCCAGGTGGCCGGGCAGATTAGCCAGCAGCTCGGCAGGCTGGCGCATAGGGTGACCGGGCTGACCCGCATCGGCGGGCTGATCCTCACCGGGGGCGATACCGCCGCCGCGGTGGCCGTCGCGCTGGGGGCGCATGGCTACCGGATTGCCGGTGAGGTTGCCGCCTGTATTCCCTTCGGCACGCTGACGGGCGGTGAAATCGACGATATCCCGGTGATCACCAAAGCGGGCGGTTTTGGCGCAGAGAGTGCGCTGTGCGACGCGCTGACCTTTATTGAGGAGAGGTACTGATGAACACAATTGCGGTAACGATGGGCGATGCGGCCGGCATCGGCCCGGAAATCATTCTCAACGCGCTGGGCGGTGAGCTGAGCGGCGCACCGGTGCTGGTGGTCGGGTGCCTGGCAACCCTGCAACGGGTATATGCGGCGGGGCTGGTTCCGGCGGTCGAACTGCGGGCCATCTCACAGGTTGCCCAGGCACGCTTTATGCCAGGTGTTGTCCACGTGCTGGACGAGCCGCTGGCCGATCCCGGCGCACTGCGGCCGGGCCGGGTACAGTCGCAGGCCGGGGATCTGGCTTACCGCTGCGTGAAGCGGGCGGCCGAACTGGCGATGGCGGGACAGGTGCAGGCCATCGCCACCGCCCCGCTGAACAAAGCAGCGCTGCATCTGGCCGGGCACCCTTATCCCGGCCACACCGAGCTGCTGGCAGAGCTGACCGGCAGCCGCGATGTCGCGATGCTGTTGTATACCGACCGGCTGAAGGTTATCCATGTCTCCACCCATATCGCGCTGCGGCAGTTTTTAAATACGCTCAGCGCAGCGCGGATTACCTCGGTAATTGCACTCGCCGGGCGGTTTTTGCAGCTGGTGGGCTATGCGGCACCGCGTATCGCCGTGGCCGGGGTCAACCCCCACGCCGGGGAGAACGGGCTGTTTGGCGATGAGGAGATCGCCATCGTTGCGCCGGCCATCGCCGCCGCGCGGGCGCAGGGCTGGCAGGTGACCGGCCCGTGCCCGCCGGATACGGTGTTCCTGCAGGCGAGTGAGGGGCAGTACGATATGGTGGTGGCGATGTATCACGATCAGGGGCATATCCCGCTGAAGCTGCTGGGCTTCTACGACGGAGTGAATATTACCGCCGGGCTGCCGTTTATCCGCACCTCCGTCGATCACGGTACGGCGTTTGATATTGCGTGGCAGGGTAAGGCCAAGCCGGCCAGCATGGTGGCGGCGATTAAGCTGGCGATGAAGCTGGTGGGGGAAGTCCGGTATGTGACAGACGCCGGCGGAGAAAAAGAGCCTGTGACCCGATCAGGCAGAGAGAAGGCAGATGCAGTGGAGCAGCCGGGCGCGGGTACGGATCGGGGAAGCATGGCAGGCAGGTCTGTATGAGCACGCAGCAGCGTATTGAGCAGATCATGGCGGTGCTGAAAAGCCACAACCTGGTCACCGTTGAACAGCTGGTGGCGGCCACCCGCGCCTCCCCGGCAACGATCCGTCGCGATCTGATCAAGCTGGACGATCGCGGCGCGATCGTCCGCAGCCACGGCGGCGTGGCGCTGAAGCAGTTTGTTCCCCTGCAGCCGACCACGCCGGAGAAGCAGCAGCGCAATCTTAAGCAGAAGCAGACCATCGCCCGCGCTGCCGCCACGCTGGTGCAGCCGGGCGATGCCATAGTGCTGGACGCCGGCACCACCGCGCTGGAGCTGGCGCGCTGCCTGGTGCATCTGCCGCTGCGGGTGTTTACCGGCGATCTGCCTGTCGCGCTGTTCTTATCGGCGTTCCGCCAGATTGACGTGACGGTGATCGGCGGGCGCATCGACAGCAGCAGCCAGTCCTGCATCGGCGATCCCGGCCGCAGCCTGCTGCGCGGCATCCACCCGGACGTGGCCTTTATAAGCTGCAACGCGTGGAGCCTGGAACAGGGCGTGACCGCGCCAACGGAGGAGAAAGCGGCGATAAAGCAGGCGGCGATGGCTAACGCCGGAAAGAAGGTGCTGATCGCCGACAGCAGCAAGTACGGCCAGCACGCGCTGTTCGGCGTGGTGCCGCTGGCAGCGTTTACGCATATTGTCAGTGATACGGGGCTGGGGGAGGAGTATGCAGAGCAACTGAGGATGTCAGGGATGAGACTAATTCTGGAGTAACCCGTTATCTTCAACCTGCTAACGTTGATAGTTTCATTTTTTCGAGCGAGGTTTATACCCGGCCAGAACCACTGAAGATTGTCCAATTCCACTTCTTGATTAGCGGGATTCCAGCGCAAAGCGTGCATTTAACTGCCGTAAAAACTGGAAAGTGTTCATCCACGGAACCTCGATATTTTGGCAGATATTGGGGATGCGGATTTTGCGGGATGTGACAGGCAACAGCGACTCATGAGTAATGAGTGTCGCGCCAATGGCTTTACTTTTCGCAATGATCCACGGATCGGCTTTTGCCAGAAAATTATCACGCTCACGTGCGTTGTAATCGCCAGCCATAACATCAGACAGGATCTGCTGAAATATCTGCTGTGTTGCTTCGTCATCATTAGCAACAAAGTGCGCCGGGCGCTGTCTGGCCCACTGCGCCAGCTCGTCGTCACCGTCTCTCAACTCTCTGCCAATCATATCTACGCTTGCCACCGTGCCCAGCTCAAATTGCCAGTCGAGCCACTGCCAGTAGGCCGGGCAAATATCCATGCCGTAATAGAAGTTTTTGGCCTCAATGTAAGTATTGGCATCCAGAAGATATTTCATAGTCCCAGTTCTCCGGCAAATCGGGCAATCTTTCCAGGTTTAATCCCATCGAGCAGATCGCTCGCTTCACGTAACAGCAGCTGCCCGCTCAACGCCTGGCTCACCACCGCCCGGGAGAAAGAAGGGCTAATCTGCGCTTTTTTGGTCCGGTAATAGTTCGGGCCACCGGGCTCTTTTTCCCGGGCGGCATAAGCCGCCTGTAATGAGCGGATATAGTCATCGTGAGCCGTTTTGTCGATCAGGCCGAGCGTTAACGCCCGCCGGGTCAGTACCCAGCGGCTGACGTGGAAATGGCTCTCCAGCGGAGCGAGGTTGCTCTGCCAGTCGGGATAGTCCGTGCGCCAGTGGGCCATAAACTCGGCTGCGGGCACCAGGAACTCTGCCGCTACGTGGTTACACAGCGCTTCCTGTTGCAGATGAGCTGTAACACCCCCATCGGAGACGCCAGACAGTCCAATCCAGATATGGCAAAGCTCATGGATTAAGGTAAATAACCGCGCGCCGGGGGCGTCGGCATGATTCACGAAAATAATCGGCGCATAGTCATCGGCGATGGCAAAACCCCGGAACTCTTCCACGTTAAAGGGGCGGCTGTGGTGGCCGAGGCTGGCGGAGCGCATCACCAGCACGCCAGCCTGCTCAATTTTATTCACCAGCTCGCGATAATACTCTTCCCAGCTTCCGCGGGAGGGATGGGCGTCGACGTTAAGCGTCTGACGCATATCCCGGACGATAGCGTCTGCCGCATCGTGGCGTGAAAAGCGGCCGGAAAGCCGGCCAGGTGGTATCATCTGCTGCTGCAGATACTCTCTGTACCACTCCTGCCGCTGCAGCATAATTTTCAGCAGATCCAACAGCTCGGCGCTGGGGCGGCTAACGCCTTTGCCCTGCACCGTGCGCAGGTCCGGCACCGGTAGTTGTTCAACCGGCGGCAGGGCCAGGAACAGATAACCAAACGGGATATGGGCCTTGTGCGCAAAGGTCATCGCCTGGTTGAAGGTGATACTGTGGCTTCCGGCTTCCCACTCTCTCAGCCGCTGCTCATCAACGCCGCACAGCCGGGCAAATCGTTCCACGGCAATACCTGAACGCTCGCGCGCCCAGGTCAGCATTGCCGGATTGATATGTGCCTTGCTCACGCAGTGTAATCCCGTTCAGTTTCGTCTGGCTGGTAGTATGTGGGCTGCCTGCTTAGCATTCAATAGCTGAACAATTAATCAGCAGGTATGCTGGTTTTCACGGCTGTTTCCGGGGGTGGTGCGGTTGAACGGTGGCTGCCAGTTACTTACCTGCCATCGCACCTATAAACGCCTCTACCTGCTGCTGTTTACGCCCGGAAAATTTGCATACCTTACGCAGTGATTTCATCAGCTGGGGCTCCGGTTCCCGCGCGGTGATCACCAGACAGCCGGCCATCACCCGCACATCCACTTCGGTACCGGTGGTAAAACCTGCCGCCTCCAGCCACTTGCCCTTCATGTTTAGCGCCGCAACGTGCTGATAATCCGGAAGCGTGCTCGCATATCCCACCGTTAAATGCCGAATCGATGAAACGGCAACTTCTGATCTGTCTTCTGCTGCATTACACTCCTGCTTAGCCATGATCACTACTCCGTATAGTTTTTGTGGTTAGCGGGGCGAATGTGGTGAGACACATTCGCCCCGCGTCTGAGTACCCGGTAATTATATTCCTCATGCCTTGCTAAATCCTGATTAATTTAATTTAAATTCAATATGTGCAGTGTGGCTCGAATAAAAATGTAATAGCTACATTCCGGAGTGCAAGGGCGGTTTTTAGGGTGCCAGCTTATCAACCAACCTGCACGGCAGGGCTGGTGTACCAGTCTTGAAGACGTTCAGCGGAGTATCAGATAATCGGCAATGTCTGGCCGTGTATAATCGGTAATGAGCATGGCGATTTAATTTACAACCACTGCATTTAAGCCGCTCAGTAAGATTCTGCTTTCTCTCATGACTCAAGTCTGTTTTTGCTTTTTTTCTGTCTTGCTTGCTTCATATCATATGAAAATTGATTTTCGATTTACTTTTCTTCAATGCCACGTAAAGACAAAATCCGTAGCGCACATTCTGAGTAGATTAGAATCTTCTTTGAACTCATCACAGGATTTGACCATGGCAATACCCGTTTATCTATGGCTCTATGACGATGCCGGGAACCTCATTAAAGGAAGTGTCGATGTTCAGGATCGTGAAAGCAGCATCGAAATCATATGCTTAAATCACTGCATTGAAACTCCGACAGACAATGCCAACGGAAAAGTTACAGGAACGCGTATTCATTCAGCATTTTGTGTTGATAAGGAGGTTGACTCGTCAAGCCCGTATTTATATCAGGCGTTAACGACGGGGAAAACCCTCAGGCTTGCTGAGCTAAGGTTCTACAATATAAATGATGCTGGTATGGAAGAGCATTACTTTTCCATTGTTATGGAGAATGTAAAAGTAGAAGCCATCTCCTCACTAATGTATGACATCAAGAGTGACTATGGTGAAAAATGTAATCATCTTGAGTGTATTGAATTGAAGTATGAAAAAATCAAGTGGCATTACCTGAAAGGTAATATCGTTCATTCGGATAGCTGGAATGAGCGTAACACCGTTGCTATCTGATACCAGGAGACAGATTTATGTGGGTTTACAGCCAAAGCACCGGTGAGCTTTCCTATAACGGACGGCATGTTGAGACAGGATATTCTGGAAGGATGACGAATAAAAACAATCCTTCTCGTCAGCAGGTAAAGGGGTTAGGGCCAATTCCGCAGGGAACCTACAGGATAGGGATTCATACCCGTTCTAAAGGACCGCTCACCATTATTTTAACGCAAGTTTCAGGAGAAAGTTTTGGTCGGAGTGAATTCAGAATACACGGTGAGCGTGTCAAGGGGCCTTCTGGTTGGGCTTCTGAAGGGTGTATCGTTATGGGACTGGGTACCCGGAGAGAAGTTGTTAACTCTGCTGATAAAGTTTTGGTGGTAGTGCCATGAAATTATTAGCTATCTTTGCATTACTGGTTCCAGTGTTTGCGAGTGCTTTGCAGCCTAAGGAGTTACTAACGGTAGACAGTCATAAAAAACATCTGCTTTTGACAGACACAGCCAACGTTGATGAACTTATTAATGGCGTTAAGTCATCACAGCCGGCATGGCTGGAGGTGGTTCCGGGTATTATCGACAGTATTCCCCAATCACAATATATACCGCTAATGAATGCGCTGGCTGCATCACTGATCCGCTCGGCTCCCGCAACGTTGAAGGTACTTGCGCAGGTTGATAAGCTGATCGCCAGAGAAGAACAATCGACGGAACGCGACAGATTCGGTTCCTATATCATTTGCGTATATACGCCTGATCCGAAAATTTATAATAAGCAGTCGGTTATTGAATACTTCGCACGGGCTCAAAGGGTGCTTCCTCAAGCGGGTAAGGCGGGGAGATCATGTCTGGAACTCATGGGTGAAGCTATTGCTGAGATGAAGCGCGATAATCAGAGAAAACCGTATAAGTGGGGTGATAAGGATTATTTTAAAAGCTATTACCCGTTAAATGTACCCACAGAAACACCTTGATTGCGGGCTTTTCTTGTATCTCAGGGTTCAATACTAAACCAGCAGGCTCATCGGCAGGAAGTGAAATCAACACTATGGGTCCTGCTTGCAAATTATGCTGTTCCCGGCTCGGGCTGATCAATCTGCATACCCCACCGCTTAATGCCGAATCGTGCAATGACCGCACAGGGCATTCCCCAGCGGTTGTTTACGCTCAATTCACATGCTAAGTTAATTCCCAATCAAATCAAACCGACAAAACAGTGATGACCCTCTCAACCCCACGACCACAGCCCGTTTCTGCCCGCACCGCGCCTGCGGCGGCTGTCGCTGTGGCATGGCGTCATCACCTTTACTCCGTTACCTGTCCGCCACCTCGCGTTGTTGCTGTTGTTGTTGCCGGGGTATAAGCGCCCCGAACGCTAACGGCCAGTTCACGCCCTGCACCTGTCTGCCGCCGGCTGACTGCGCCAACGACTACAAAACCAGGTAACCGGAGTTTTTCATGCGTTTTAATACTTCCCACCTCGCATCTCAGGGTGCGACCGCAGGCTTTGTGCTGCTGTGGGGCAGCGCCGCGATTTTTACCCGCCTCGGGCTCGATCACGCCTCGCCGATGGCGCTGCTGATCTGCCGTTTTGCCATTGCGCTACTGGCGTTGCTGGCGATTGGCCTGCTGCGCCGTCGCCTGCTGCCGCAGCGCGGTAGCGCCCGCCAGGTGGCGCTGACCGGGCTGATGATCATCGGCGGTTATGCGATTTGTTATTTTGAGGCGATGGATCGCGGGGTAACGCCGGGGCTGATCGCCACCATTATGGGCATCCAGCCGATCCTGACGCTGGCGCTGGTCGAGCGGCGGATGCAGGGGCTGCGGCTGCTCGGGCTGCTGGTGGCGCTGTCCGGGCTGGTGCTGCTGGTGTGGCGTAGCCTGGCCGCTTCGCACCTCGCGCTTTCCGGCATTTTGTTTGCGCTGGCGGCGCTGCTGCTGATGACCTTCGGTTCGATTATGCAAAAGCAGATCCGCCAGCCGCCCGCCGACGTGCTGCCGCTGCAGTACGCCGTCAGCCTGCTGCTCTGCGTGCTGCTGGTGCCCGTCGGCGGCTTTCACACCGACCTGAGCGGGCAGTTTATCGTCGCGGTGCTGTTCCTCGGCGTGCTGATCTCGGTGGTGGCGCAGCTGCTGCTGTACCGGCTGCTCAACGCCGGCAGTATCGTTAACGTCACCAGCCTGTTCTACCTGGTGCCGGTGATCACCGCGCTGCTCGACTATCTGCTGCTCGGCAACGCGCTGCCGTGGTCCGGTATCGCCGGGATGGCGGCGAT
This portion of the Erwinia sp. E602 genome encodes:
- the tssD gene encoding type VI secretion system tube protein TssD is translated as MAIPVYLWLYDDAGNLIKGSVDVQDRESSIEIICLNHCIETPTDNANGKVTGTRIHSAFCVDKEVDSSSPYLYQALTTGKTLRLAELRFYNINDAGMEEHYFSIVMENVKVEAISSLMYDIKSDYGEKCNHLECIELKYEKIKWHYLKGNIVHSDSWNERNTVAI
- a CDS encoding tlde1 domain-containing protein, translated to MWVYSQSTGELSYNGRHVETGYSGRMTNKNNPSRQQVKGLGPIPQGTYRIGIHTRSKGPLTIILTQVSGESFGRSEFRIHGERVKGPSGWASEGCIVMGLGTRREVVNSADKVLVVVP
- the symE gene encoding endoribonuclease SymE yields the protein MAKQECNAAEDRSEVAVSSIRHLTVGYASTLPDYQHVAALNMKGKWLEAAGFTTGTEVDVRVMAGCLVITAREPEPQLMKSLRKVCKFSGRKQQQVEAFIGAMAGK
- a CDS encoding DMT family transporter, translating into MRFNTSHLASQGATAGFVLLWGSAAIFTRLGLDHASPMALLICRFAIALLALLAIGLLRRRLLPQRGSARQVALTGLMIIGGYAICYFEAMDRGVTPGLIATIMGIQPILTLALVERRMQGLRLLGLLVALSGLVLLVWRSLAASHLALSGILFALAALLLMTFGSIMQKQIRQPPADVLPLQYAVSLLLCVLLVPVGGFHTDLSGQFIVAVLFLGVLISVVAQLLLYRLLNAGSIVNVTSLFYLVPVITALLDYLLLGNALPWSGIAGMAAIIGGIMLVFRAPRVARR
- a CDS encoding XRE family transcriptional regulator, translating into MSKAHINPAMLTWARERSGIAVERFARLCGVDEQRLREWEAGSHSITFNQAMTFAHKAHIPFGYLFLALPPVEQLPVPDLRTVQGKGVSRPSAELLDLLKIMLQRQEWYREYLQQQMIPPGRLSGRFSRHDAADAIVRDMRQTLNVDAHPSRGSWEEYYRELVNKIEQAGVLVMRSASLGHHSRPFNVEEFRGFAIADDYAPIIFVNHADAPGARLFTLIHELCHIWIGLSGVSDGGVTAHLQQEALCNHVAAEFLVPAAEFMAHWRTDYPDWQSNLAPLESHFHVSRWVLTRRALTLGLIDKTAHDDYIRSLQAAYAAREKEPGGPNYYRTKKAQISPSFSRAVVSQALSGQLLLREASDLLDGIKPGKIARFAGELGL